Proteins encoded within one genomic window of Triticum aestivum cultivar Chinese Spring chromosome 2D, IWGSC CS RefSeq v2.1, whole genome shotgun sequence:
- the LOC123053744 gene encoding histidine protein methyltransferase 1 homolog, translated as MKAPSLLVQCFPGLLPSKATSCVPIISERDLHLPSPAVELIPSKSAHPYKYAGEKVDVQGLDVFKGKVSVADMIAFSPSEVASSKHDGSLKYWESSITIVNIIKNEIRDGQLSFRGKRVLELGCGSGLAGIFACLKGASIVHFQDTNAETIRCRTMPNVLANLEQARDRQNRPSESPVTPSRQLLAPVVHFYAGEWDELPTILSVVHPPAQPTNLSFSEDDFMDGCSSHDGSSIVGQDPRRSRKLSGSRAWERASETDPADGGYDVILISEIPNAVNSLRKLYALITKCLRPPYGVLYVASKKNLVGSNGGARQLKSLMEEEGVLGGHFLTEISDREIWKFFFK; from the exons ATGAAGGCACCATCGCTGCTTGTTCAGTGTTTCCCTGGCTTGCTTCCAAGCAAGGCCACTAGTTGTGTGCCGATTATATCAGAGAGGGATCTGCATCTACCATCACCAGCTGTTGAACTAATCCCTTCAAAG AGTGCTCATCCTTACAaatatgctggagagaaggtcgaTGTCCAAGGTCTTGATGTTTTCAAG GGGAAGGTCAGTGTAGCAGATATGATAGCCTTTTCCCCTTCTGAAGTAGCATCATCAAAGCATGATG GTAGTCTCAAATATTGGGAGAGTTCCATCACTATCGTGAATATTATTAAGAATGAGATCCGTGATGGGCAGCTGAGCTTCAGGGGCAAGCGAGTTCTAGAG CTTGGATGTGGATCTGGCCTTGCTGGGATTTTTGCCTGCTTGAAG GGTGCATCTATAGTTCACTTCCAGGACACAAATGCAGAAACCATAAGATGCAGAACAATGCCCAATGTGCTTGCGAATCTTGAGCAGGCTCGGGACAGACAGAACAGACCATCAGAGAGCCCGGTTACACCATCCAGACAGTTGTTAGCTCCCGTTGTCCATTTCTATGCCGGGGAGTGGGATGAGCTCCCCACAATTCTCTCAGTTGTGCATCCACCTGCACAACCAACAAACCTTAGCTTCTCTGAGGATGATTTTATGGATGGCTGCAGTAGCCATGACGGAAGCAGTATAGTTGGTCAGGACCCCAGGCGATCGAGGAAGCTTTCTGGCAGCCGTGCATGGGAGAGGGCCAGCGAGACCGACCCAGCAGATGGAGGGTACGATGTAATTTTGATTTCTGAGATCCCTAATGCGGTGAACTCTCTAAGGAAGCTCTATGCCCTTATCACTAAG TGCCTACGCCCTCCTTATGGAGTCTTGTATGTGGCTTCAAAGAAGAACTTGGTTGGCTCAAATGGCGGCGCAAGGCAGCTTAAAAGTTTGATGGAGGAGGAAGGTGTCCTTGGTGGTCACTTCTTGACTGAGATATCTGACCGGGAGATATGGAAGTTCTTTTTCAAGTAA